A window of Deltaproteobacteria bacterium genomic DNA:
TCGACCTTTTTGTCGTGGGTCGCCCCCACGGGGCGGATGGTCATGTCCTGCAGGGCCCTTAAGAGTTTGACCTGCATGTCGAAGGGCATGTCGCCGATCTCATCCAAAAAGAGGGTGCCGCCGTCAGCCTGCTCGAAAAGGCCGGTTTTGTTTTCAAACGCGCCGGTGAAGGAGCCCTTCACATGGCCGAAAAGCTCCGATTCCAGGAGGGTAGCCGGAATGGCGCCGCAGTTGATGCTGACCATCTGCCTCCCCTGCCGCCGGCTGTTGTAGTGGATGATCTTGGCGATCATCTCCTTTCCCGTCCCCGATTCGCCGCGAAGCAAAATGGGCACCGGCGTGTCGATCACCCGGTCGAGGAGTTCGAAAACGGCCAGAATCTTTTCCGACCGCCCCAGAAAGTTTTTGTAAGAATAGCGAAAGTGGAGTTCCCGCTCCTGTCGGTCCAGCGTCTTTTTGGCCTGGTTGAGTTGCGCCTCCGCCTTGCCGAATTCCCGCGCGTTGTGAAGGGCGATGCCGATCTGGTCGGCCAGCGCCTCGAGGTAGGGGAGGTCGTCCTTTTTCAACTGCTCCGATTTGAGCCGGCTGTCGAGATAGACCGCCCCCATGACCTCCCCGCGGAACAGAAAGGGGAGGATGACAATCGACTGAAGCTGAAGGCGCTGGACGCTCCGCGTTTCGGCAAAACGCTCGTCCCCGAGGGCATCGATGGTCATCAGCGGTTTGCGATCGGCCAATGCCTGTTTGGTCAGCGTCCAACTGATGGCGTCGGACTCCTCCTCGTTTTTGATCGAACGGGTGTCCATCTTGTGCGTGTAGGAGATCACCGGTTCCGTGTCGGCCAACAGAATGACAAAACCCCGGTCGGTCCGCGTCACCTCCAGCATCAGGTGGAGGATTTTCCGGACAAGAATGTTGAGGTCGAGTTCGGCCATGAGATCGCGGGTGGTGTCGAGAATTCTTTTGAGCAGAAAAGTAGCTGTCGGCTGGATCGCCGTCTCCCGCGGGTGGTGGCGGTAGAAAAAGAAAAAGCGTTCGCGGTAGTCGGGGGGGAGCTTTTTGTCGCAGAACCGCAAGAGCTCGTCCTGGTATTCCATCAGCGCCTCATACTCGGTC
This region includes:
- a CDS encoding sigma 54-interacting transcriptional regulator, yielding MEYQDELLRFCDKKLPPDYRERFFFFYRHHPRETAIQPTATFLLKRILDTTRDLMAELDLNILVRKILHLMLEVTRTDRGFVILLADTEPVISYTHKMDTRSIKNEEESDAISWTLTKQALADRKPLMTIDALGDERFAETRSVQRLQLQSIVILPFLFRGEVMGAVYLDSRLKSEQLKKDDLPYLEALADQIGIALHNAREFGKAEAQLNQAKKTLDRQERELHFRYSYKNFLGRSEKILAVFELLDRVIDTPVPILLRGESGTGKEMIAKIIHYNSRRQGRQMVSINCGAIPATLLESELFGHVKGSFTGAFENKTGLFEQADGGTLFLDEIGDMPFDMQVKLLRALQDMTIRPVGATHDKKVDVRVICATHRPIEEMIREKKFREDLFYRINTAEIVIPPLRERREDIPLLISHFLEEWAKQPGGRKKQIDADALACLTEQTWPGNVRQLENTLYNLCVFSEAERITLKEVEARKDLFDGSGSPAVLPPSQFPADTTPDDLAKAIDERKITLPEAKQAFEKKQILRVLKLHEGRVGKAAEHLQMPRPQVSRLIKRYQIEK